The Xiphias gladius isolate SHS-SW01 ecotype Sanya breed wild chromosome 7, ASM1685928v1, whole genome shotgun sequence genome window below encodes:
- the clns1a gene encoding methylosome subunit pICln: protein MVLLKNLHPPTEGVRHEQAETTAVMDGERLGCGTLYVAETRLSWFDGSGMGFSLEYPTIGLHAISRDVSAYPQEHLYVMVNGKLSDENEAEMAEKAPDDEDDDDDDSSGGDGGGDDDEGAITEIRFVPSDKAALEAMFSAMCECQALHPDPEDDSDNDFEGEEYDVEEAEAEHGHADIPTFYTCDEGLSALTQEGQATLERLEGMLAQSVAQQYHMAGVRTEESKADFEDGMEVDAAAMEAGQFEDADVEH from the exons ATGGTTCTGCTGAAGAACCTCCATCCACCCACCGAGGGAGTGCGGCATGAGCAAGCCGAGACCACGGCGGTGATGGACGGCGAGAGGCTGGGCTGCGGCACGCTGTACGTCGCGGAGAC ACGCCTGTCGTGGTTCGATGGTTCGGGGATGGGTTTCTCCCTGGAGTATCCCACCATCGGCCTGCACGCCATCTCCAGGGACGTCAGTGCTTACCCGCAGGAACACCTGTACGTCATGGTCAACGGCAAACTCAGCG ATGAGAATGAGGCAGAAATGGCAGAGAAAGCACCTGATGACgaagacgacgacgacgacgacagCAGCGGCGgcgatggtggtggtgatgatgatgaaggagCGATCACGGAGATTCGATTTGTGCCCAGCGACAAGGCGGCAC TGGAGGCCATGTTCTCAGCAATGTGTGAGTGCCAGGCACTGCACCCAGACCCCGAGGACGACTCCGACAACGACTTCGAAGGAGAGGAGTACGATGTGGAGGAGGCCG AGGCAG AGCACGGTCATGCCGACATCCCGACCTTCTACACCTGTGATGAGGGTCTGTCGGCGCTCACGCAGGAGGGCCAAGCCACGCTGGAGAGGCTGGAGGGGATGTTAGCCCAGAGCGTGGCTCAGCAGTACCACATGGCTGGGGTCCGAACTGAAGAAAGCAAAGCCGACTTTGAAG ATGGTATGGAGGTGGATGCAGCAGCGATGGAGGCCGGTCAGTTTGAGGATGCAGATGTCGAGCACTG A